The genomic stretch CCGGATGCGTTGCCCGCGGTCACGGTGCCGTCCTTGTTGAAGGCTGCACGCAGCTTGGCGAGGATTTCGCGGGTCGTCTCGGGCTTGGGGTATTCGTCGCTGCTGACCACCACGTCGCCCTTGCGGCCCTTCACGGTGACCGCGGCGATCTCGTCGGCGAAGCGGCCGGCCTTCATCGCCTCGCCGGCCTTGCGCTGGGAGTTGAAGGCGAATTCGTCCTGCTCGTCGCGCGTGATCTGGAACTTCTGCGCCACGTTCTCGGCGGTATTGCCCATGTGGTAGCCGTGGAAGGCGTCCATCAGCCCGTCGCGCAGCATGGTGTCGATGAGCGCCAGGTCGCCCATCTTCTGCCCGGCGCGCAGCTGCTGGGCGTGCGGCGCCTGGGTCATGCTCTCCTGCCCGCCGGCAACGACGATCTTCGCATCGCCAGTCGCGATCTGCTGGGCCGCCAGCGCCACCGCGCGCAGCCCGGATCCGCACAGCTGGTTGATGCCGAAGGCGGTGTGCTCGACCGGGATGCCGGCGTTGACGGAGGCCTGGCGCGCCGGGTTCTGCCCCGCGCCGGCCGACAGGATCTGGCCGAGGATCACCTCGTCCACGTCGCCACCCTCGATCCCGGCGCGCTCCAGCGCGGCCTTGATGGCGATGGTGCCGAGCGCATGCGCGGGCATCGAGGCAAAGGCGCCATTGAAGGCACCGACCGGCGTGCGGGCGGCCGAGGCGATGACGATATCGGTCATGACTGGGGGAACTCCCTTGGGGCTTTGCGGCGCAACATGCGCCCTGGGGGTGGCGGATTACAAGCCGCGCAGCCATGCAAGCAGCGGCTGCCAGAGCGCCTTTTCCGCCCCGGCGCCGGCCACCATGCCGATATGCCCGCCCGCGGCGATATGCGTCGTGGCGCCCCGCAGCCGCGCCGCCGCCGCGGCCGCGCTGGCCGGCGGCACGATGCGGTCGCGCTCGGGGATCGCCACGAAGGCCGGGCCGGCCCAGGCGGCGGGGTCCACGACCTGGCCGGCCACCCGCCAGGCGAGCCGCCCCGGCTCGTTGCGGCCGTACCAGCCTGCCAGGCATTGCCGCGCCACCGGGGCGGGCAGGGGCACGCCGTCGTTCAGCCAGTCCTCGAGCGCCACGAACAGCCGGGCGCGCTCGCTGTCCGGGTTCAGCCGCGCGAAGGCGCGGAATTTCTGCGCCACGCCGAAGGGGTCGAGCATGGCGAACAGTGACTGGATGGTATCGACCGGCAGCGCGCCGGTGGGTTCCATCAGCGTCTCCAGCCCCGGCACCAGCGCGGCCGCCGTGCGCGCGCGGCGCGGCGCGTCCGGCCCGGCGTGGAAATCCCAGGGCGTGGCAAGCAGCGCCAGCGACCGCACCCGGTCCGGCCGGCGCAGCGCCGCCGCGATCGCGAGCAGCCCGCCCATGCAATAGCCCGCCAGCGCCACCGGTCCCGGCGCAGCCGCCAGCGCGCGTTCCAGCCGCCCGGCAACGTAGTCGGTCAGGGTGAAGTGGCGCTCCGCCTCGCCCGGCCAGCCCCAGTCCAGCAATAAAGTGCGAAAGCCCTGCCCGGGCAGCCACCGCATCAGGGAGCGTTCCGGCACCAGGTCCAGCACATAAGCGCGGTTCACCAGGGATGGCACGAACAGCACCGCCGGCCCGTCGCCGCCGAAGTCGAGCAGCCGCGAGCCGCCCTCGGTCCAGATGACCGGCGGGTCGGGCGCTTCGCGCGCGAAGGGGTGGCGGCGATAGCCCGCCATGCCGGCGATCAGCGCGCGGTCGGCCCGCGCCAGCCGCGCCACGACGGCGCGCGCCAGTGCCTCAGGCCGGTGGCCGCCGGCGGCGAGATCGGCGAGGATTCGCCCCCGTTCCGCCTGGCCCGCCTTCGAGATCGGCCAGCCGGCGTTCCAGTTCGGCCAGGCGGTCGGCCATGGCAGCGCGGCCGGGCTCGGCGGCAGGCCCGGGCCGGTCGTCGGCAGGGTCGCGCCCAGGCTGCTGGTCGCGGCCAGCGCCCGCATCCCCGCCAGGCCCAGGTGCAGGGGCAGGGGGCGGGGGCCACGCCGGCGCAGCGGCCCGGTCATGCGCGGCGGCGCCATGGCGCGGCACCATGGCGGTGGCCGCACGCATCCATGCCGCGCCGAGCGCAGCCCAGGCAGCCCATTGCTCGGCCAGTTCCGGATCGGCCGCCAGCCCGGCGATCTCGCTTTGCCACAGCGCGATCCAGTCCTCCGCGAGGCGGTCTAAATCCTCAGGGCCTTCCATCGGGGTTCCTCGCGGGGCGGACCATAGCGCTGGGCGGGGCCGGACGGAACGGTCAGGATGGTGGGCGGGACGCTGCGTTGCACTTTGCGGCTTTCGCGGTTGCGTCCAGTGCATGCTAGACTTGCGCGTTGAGGATAGGGCGAAACGTATGTCGATGGCGGGCAGCACGGCCGCTGGCGCGGCCAAGGGCGGGGAGGCGGCGTCGTCTCCCGTCGTGGTGAAGAAGTACGCGAACCGGCGGCTGTATAACACCGAGGCTTCGTCCTACGTGACCCTCGACGACCTCGCGAAGATGGTCCGCGAGGGACGCGACTTCGTGGTCTACGACGCCAAGACCGGCGACGACATCACGCGTTCCGTTCTGACGCAGATCATCGTCGAGGAAGAAAGCAAGGTCGGGCAATCCCTGCTGCCCACCGCCTTCCTGCGCCAGCTGATCGGCTACTACGGGGACAATTTGCAGGGCCTGGTGCCGCGCTACCTGGAATTCGCGATGGCATCCTTCGGCCGGCAGCAGGACCAGATGCGCCGGACCATGGAACAGACCATGGGCGGTTTCATACCCTTCCCGTCGAATTTCGGGAATCTTGAGGAACTGGGCAAGCAGAACATGGCGATGATGGAACGCGCCATGAGCCTGTTCGCCCCCTTTGGGCGTCGCGAGGATGGCGGCCCCGCGCCGGCCCCTGAGGTCGACGCCCTGAAGGCCGAAGTCGAGAGCCTGCGCCACGAACTGGCGCGTCTGCGCAGCGTTCGCGCAAAGCCATAGGGACGGATGACGATCGTGTGATACGCGCATAAGTAGAGAAACTTGTTTTCCGTTACACCTTTTCCGCGTTAGGGTGGGCAACGACGCCATGACCTTGACCCCAAGTCCCCAGATGTCGGCCCCCGAGATGCTCGGGGATGACGACGCCTCGATCCAGCGCGCGAGCCTGGTCGACCATCACGTCGGTGCCCGCATCCGGGAACGCCGCACGATGCTCGGCCTGTCGCAGCAGCAGCTCGCGAAGATGATCGGCGTGACCTACCAGCAGGCGCACAAGTACGAGCGCGGGCTGAACAGGATCTCCGCCGGCCGCCTGTTCGAGATCGCTCAGGTGCTCGACGTGCCCGTCTCCTATTTCTTCGAGGGCCTGCAGCCCGGCGCGGAGGCCCAGCCGGTCTCGACGCGTCAGCGCATGTTCCTCGAACTCGCGCGCAATTTCGCGCTGATCGACAACGACAAGCACCAGGAAGCGCTGAGCCAGATGGCGCGCGCCCTGGCGGCGCAGTCTCAGGCCGCGCAGCGCGACCGCGACGACTGACCACGCGCCGCACGACGCCGAACGAACCGCCCCGGGCCACCGCGGGCGGTTTTTTCGTGCACGCAGCGCAGGGATATTGGGCAGACCACAGTTTTCCTGCCCATGCGCACGCCAATTCACGCCCGGCGCCCCACGGGCCGGTCGTGCCCGCGTAGAAGCCCGGGTCGGGCCCATCCTTCGCGGAGTTTTCGTTGATGCCGTCTTCCCTCAGCCGCCGCCACCTCCTGGGCGGGGGTGCCGCGTTCGGCGCGGCCGTCGCGCTGCCCTACGACATCGCCCTGGCGCAGGCCGCACCCGGCGGCACGCTACGCGTCGGCATGACCGCCTCGGCGGTGCCCCTGCCCAATGGCGTGCCGGACCAGGGTGCCGAGGGGCATCGCTTCATGGGCATCACGCTCTACGACCAGCTCGCCATGTGGGACCTGTCGTCCTTCGACAAGCCGCCGGTGATCCGCCCGGGCCTCGCCACCGCCTGGCGCGTCGACCCGGCCGATTCGAAGCGCTGGATCATCACGCTGCGCGACGGCGTGAAGTTCCACGACGGCAAGGTGATGACCGCCGAGGACGTGGCCTTCTCCTTCGACCGCGCCTTCCGCAACGACTCGCCGTATTTCGACAACCGCGCCGCCGCGCAGGCGCGCATCCGTATGCCCACCATCGCGTCCTGGCGCGCCGAGGGCGAGAAGACCTTCATCGTCGAGACCCGCACGCCCGACAGCCTGGTGCCCTTCGGCCTGACCTGGATCGGCATCACCCATCGCGGCGCCTGGGAGGCCGCGGGGCGCAACTGGGACACCTTCCTGAACCGCGCGGTCGGCACCGGGCCCTATAAGATGGAATCCTTCAGCATCCGCGAACGCGCGGTGCTGGTGCGCAACCCCGACTACTGGGACGCGGCGCGCATCCCGAAGCACGAACGCCTGGTCCTGTTGCCGCTGCCCGAGGCCAATACCCGCGTCGCCGCGCTGCGATCGAACCAGGTGGA from Roseomonas fluvialis encodes the following:
- the phaR gene encoding polyhydroxyalkanoate synthesis repressor PhaR; protein product: MAGSTAAGAAKGGEAASSPVVVKKYANRRLYNTEASSYVTLDDLAKMVREGRDFVVYDAKTGDDITRSVLTQIIVEEESKVGQSLLPTAFLRQLIGYYGDNLQGLVPRYLEFAMASFGRQQDQMRRTMEQTMGGFIPFPSNFGNLEELGKQNMAMMERAMSLFAPFGRREDGGPAPAPEVDALKAEVESLRHELARLRSVRAKP
- a CDS encoding alpha/beta fold hydrolase, with the translated sequence MAPPRMTGPLRRRGPRPLPLHLGLAGMRALAATSSLGATLPTTGPGLPPSPAALPWPTAWPNWNAGWPISKAGQAERGRILADLAAGGHRPEALARAVVARLARADRALIAGMAGYRRHPFAREAPDPPVIWTEGGSRLLDFGGDGPAVLFVPSLVNRAYVLDLVPERSLMRWLPGQGFRTLLLDWGWPGEAERHFTLTDYVAGRLERALAAAPGPVALAGYCMGGLLAIAAALRRPDRVRSLALLATPWDFHAGPDAPRRARTAAALVPGLETLMEPTGALPVDTIQSLFAMLDPFGVAQKFRAFARLNPDSERARLFVALEDWLNDGVPLPAPVARQCLAGWYGRNEPGRLAWRVAGQVVDPAAWAGPAFVAIPERDRIVPPASAAAAAARLRGATTHIAAGGHIGMVAGAGAEKALWQPLLAWLRGL
- a CDS encoding helix-turn-helix domain-containing protein, which gives rise to MGNDAMTLTPSPQMSAPEMLGDDDASIQRASLVDHHVGARIRERRTMLGLSQQQLAKMIGVTYQQAHKYERGLNRISAGRLFEIAQVLDVPVSYFFEGLQPGAEAQPVSTRQRMFLELARNFALIDNDKHQEALSQMARALAAQSQAAQRDRDD
- a CDS encoding acetyl-CoA C-acetyltransferase, whose amino-acid sequence is MTDIVIASAARTPVGAFNGAFASMPAHALGTIAIKAALERAGIEGGDVDEVILGQILSAGAGQNPARQASVNAGIPVEHTAFGINQLCGSGLRAVALAAQQIATGDAKIVVAGGQESMTQAPHAQQLRAGQKMGDLALIDTMLRDGLMDAFHGYHMGNTAENVAQKFQITRDEQDEFAFNSQRKAGEAMKAGRFADEIAAVTVKGRKGDVVVSSDEYPKPETTREILAKLRAAFNKDGTVTAGNASGINDGAAALVVMSADEAAKRGITPMARIVSWATAGVDPSIMGTGPIPASRKALAKAGWKHEELDLIEANEAFAAQAIAVNKDLGWDTSKVNVNGGAIALGHPIGASGARVLTTLLFEMQKRGAKKGLATLCIGGGMGVAMCVER